Proteins from one Variovorax sp. PBL-E5 genomic window:
- a CDS encoding TraU family protein produces MNVFKKLFAAVLMCCAFGASAQQDESGVTGEAQAAICTGEMFNPMNIDWNNLYPITIVGMQINGSGYNENPVLMQAMPPICYCPSVMTYGYPTMGEGLTYWEPMYLVEVERRPGCMPSMGGMQVLKTYANQGSEKSTGEGLEKRQANRMNVHFITYPVLDMIDQELLAYCKNPSGVDVTYMTEVDPMWQDDTWSGIFTPEASIFTGLTAHAACAVDAAASTLGHTIDALFWCAGAWGNLYPLSGNTSHAGQDFAENNLIAAKFIARFSRLGLLFTTIGPSAICASHPNPMVVKGQYRFNQVGPINRTGRAVVFGDMAEFQYPPTSNAPTQEHTINMIWQGKQCCYRVP; encoded by the coding sequence ATGAACGTCTTCAAGAAGCTTTTTGCCGCTGTTCTGATGTGCTGCGCCTTCGGCGCTTCTGCGCAGCAGGATGAATCTGGGGTTACGGGCGAGGCGCAGGCTGCCATCTGCACGGGCGAGATGTTCAATCCGATGAACATCGACTGGAACAACCTGTACCCCATCACGATTGTCGGCATGCAAATCAACGGGTCCGGCTACAACGAGAACCCGGTGTTGATGCAGGCGATGCCCCCCATCTGCTACTGCCCTTCCGTCATGACCTACGGGTACCCGACCATGGGCGAGGGCCTCACTTACTGGGAGCCGATGTACCTGGTGGAGGTGGAACGCCGCCCCGGGTGCATGCCCTCAATGGGCGGCATGCAGGTTCTCAAGACCTATGCGAACCAGGGCTCCGAGAAGTCGACGGGTGAAGGCCTGGAAAAGCGGCAAGCCAACCGCATGAACGTCCACTTCATCACCTACCCCGTGCTGGACATGATTGACCAGGAGCTTCTCGCGTACTGCAAGAACCCCTCGGGCGTGGACGTCACGTACATGACCGAGGTCGACCCAATGTGGCAGGACGATACCTGGAGCGGCATCTTCACCCCAGAAGCTTCCATCTTTACGGGGCTCACCGCTCACGCCGCATGCGCGGTCGACGCCGCGGCCTCGACCCTCGGCCACACCATTGATGCCCTGTTCTGGTGTGCCGGAGCATGGGGAAATCTGTACCCCTTATCCGGCAACACGTCCCATGCCGGCCAGGACTTTGCAGAGAACAACCTCATTGCGGCCAAGTTCATCGCACGCTTCAGCCGTCTGGGATTGCTGTTCACCACCATCGGTCCCTCGGCTATCTGCGCGTCACATCCGAATCCCATGGTCGTTAAGGGTCAGTACCGGTTCAACCAGGTTGGCCCTATCAACCGTACCGGCCGAGCAGTGGTCTTCGGCGATATGGCCGAATTCCAATATCCGCCGACGTCGAACGCCCCTACCCAGGAGCACACCATCAACATGATTTGGCAAGGCAAACAATGCTGCTACCGCGTACCGTGA
- a CDS encoding DUF2274 domain-containing protein, whose translation MKLKKITLREPVERLAVSVKKSTADLVEAYRQEYKAAHGVEIETSALVETILKEFITSDKDFMKKYEASKAGA comes from the coding sequence ATGAAGCTCAAGAAAATCACCCTGCGCGAACCCGTCGAACGCCTGGCCGTCAGTGTCAAGAAGTCCACCGCGGACCTGGTCGAGGCCTATCGCCAGGAGTACAAGGCCGCGCACGGCGTCGAGATTGAGACCAGCGCCCTCGTGGAGACCATCCTCAAGGAGTTCATCACCTCCGACAAGGACTTCATGAAGAAGTACGAAGCGAGCAAGGCCGGCGCCTGA
- a CDS encoding single-stranded DNA-binding protein: MIVFGNIAAQPEKKTARESGKEYYTLRLAENQGKDANRTTTWYDVVAFISEMEADMLNKGMLVKVMGVLNAETYQRKSDSTWTSALKIRAFKVEPYEPKPRPQQDGGDDSQG; this comes from the coding sequence ATGATTGTCTTCGGTAACATCGCTGCGCAGCCCGAAAAGAAAACTGCCCGCGAGTCCGGGAAAGAATACTACACGCTCCGCCTTGCGGAAAATCAAGGCAAGGACGCCAACAGGACGACCACCTGGTACGACGTCGTCGCCTTCATCTCCGAGATGGAAGCCGACATGCTGAACAAGGGCATGCTGGTCAAGGTGATGGGCGTCCTGAATGCCGAGACCTACCAACGCAAGAGCGACTCGACCTGGACGTCGGCCCTGAAAATCCGTGCCTTCAAGGTCGAGCCCTACGAGCCGAAGCCCCGTCCCCAGCAGGATGGCGGCGACGACAGCCAAGGCTAA
- a CDS encoding DNA topoisomerase: protein MPTVILTEKSSVANDIAAIMGVKSKSRFHIEAKDGTLITWARGHLLELVDPEVYSKDWGGYWKWAQLPMIPENWKYSVVRGSGDQVKAIAALLKTATKVVLATDAGREGELIGRLILDHCKYRGPLERFWASEMTPAGIKKALGTLLPGSSKDPLYEAAKARQHADWMYGITGTRAVSLAANVRGDYFPLGRVQTPTLALIVHRDKAIADFKSSSYYELEASLTTASGKAFKMWHAPAEDKRITEKADAEKMMRQAEGATAPLRVTREPGSERPPLPYSLPTLQRDANRVLGFSAARTLELAQKLYEKKVTSYPRTDCEYLAENQKAQVKEVLDCVRLTAPSKVDELLRQGIVMRSTTFDDSKLSDHHGIIPTYMLVDLAPDEQQLYNLISLRYLQALGQDMRYDQTKVSMNANGVEFKAADRVISSPGWQALADA from the coding sequence ATGCCTACCGTTATCCTTACCGAAAAGTCCTCTGTCGCCAACGATATCGCTGCAATCATGGGCGTGAAGTCGAAGTCGCGCTTCCACATCGAGGCCAAGGACGGAACCCTCATCACCTGGGCCCGTGGCCACTTGCTCGAGCTCGTCGACCCGGAGGTCTACTCCAAGGACTGGGGCGGCTACTGGAAGTGGGCGCAACTTCCCATGATTCCTGAGAACTGGAAGTACAGCGTGGTGCGCGGCTCCGGCGACCAGGTGAAGGCCATCGCAGCACTGCTCAAAACCGCCACTAAGGTGGTCCTGGCGACCGACGCGGGACGGGAAGGCGAACTCATCGGCCGCCTCATCCTGGACCATTGCAAGTACCGTGGCCCGCTGGAGCGATTCTGGGCCAGCGAAATGACACCTGCGGGCATCAAGAAGGCCTTGGGGACACTGCTGCCTGGCTCGTCCAAGGACCCGCTCTACGAGGCGGCCAAGGCGCGGCAGCACGCCGACTGGATGTACGGCATCACGGGGACGCGTGCGGTGTCCCTGGCGGCGAACGTCCGCGGCGACTACTTTCCGCTCGGACGGGTCCAGACCCCCACCCTGGCCCTCATCGTGCACCGCGACAAGGCTATCGCTGACTTCAAGTCGTCGTCGTATTACGAGCTGGAGGCGAGCTTGACCACTGCGAGCGGGAAAGCCTTCAAGATGTGGCACGCACCGGCGGAAGACAAGCGCATCACCGAAAAGGCGGACGCCGAGAAGATGATGAGGCAGGCCGAAGGCGCCACCGCTCCGCTGCGAGTGACCCGGGAGCCCGGTTCGGAACGTCCCCCGCTTCCCTATTCGCTGCCCACGTTGCAGCGCGATGCCAACCGGGTACTCGGCTTTTCGGCAGCTCGAACACTCGAGCTTGCCCAAAAGCTGTATGAAAAGAAGGTTACGAGCTATCCTCGGACAGACTGTGAATACCTGGCGGAGAACCAGAAAGCCCAGGTAAAGGAGGTGCTCGACTGCGTGCGGCTCACGGCGCCCTCCAAGGTCGATGAGCTCCTCCGCCAGGGAATCGTCATGCGCTCGACCACCTTCGACGACTCCAAGCTCTCGGACCACCACGGCATCATCCCGACCTACATGCTCGTCGACTTGGCCCCCGACGAGCAGCAGCTCTATAACCTCATCAGCCTGCGATATCTCCAGGCGCTCGGCCAAGACATGCGCTACGACCAAACGAAGGTGTCGATGAACGCCAACGGCGTCGAATTCAAGGCTGCAGACCGGGTGATTTCGTCGCCGGGTTGGCAGGCCCTCGCTGACGCCTAA
- a CDS encoding esterase/lipase family protein, translating to MKWLALVLSFVFSHLHAAEVVDIALDARFDVSVAEVGSVKPQEFKHFGVYMGQPVDVSKEVVLFVHGSSGSPRDFVDVAGKLDTSKQQAWYAYYASGDAVAVSGGRLAKEVLRLMDEAGMQRIRVVAHSMGGLVAWHLVKALEQHMHVDQLVTVATPWGGHWGAGIGSMMSFLTPCRDSWHDLSPGSRTLQSIYGSQLETHFTLVYAVTEDSAESDGDGTISRQSQLAPGMRLQAEQVIRTVATHASVLTGLPAERIASLLKDKA from the coding sequence ATGAAATGGCTTGCTCTCGTTCTCTCTTTTGTTTTTTCGCATCTTCATGCTGCCGAGGTAGTCGACATCGCTCTCGATGCACGTTTCGACGTGTCCGTGGCGGAGGTCGGCTCCGTCAAGCCCCAGGAATTCAAGCACTTTGGGGTCTACATGGGCCAGCCGGTCGATGTCAGCAAGGAAGTCGTGCTCTTCGTGCACGGGTCCTCTGGCTCACCTCGAGATTTTGTGGACGTTGCAGGCAAGCTGGACACATCCAAACAGCAAGCCTGGTATGCCTACTACGCAAGTGGTGACGCTGTCGCAGTGAGTGGCGGACGCCTTGCAAAGGAAGTCCTTCGCTTGATGGACGAAGCGGGCATGCAACGTATCCGAGTTGTTGCTCACAGCATGGGCGGCCTTGTGGCTTGGCATCTTGTCAAGGCGCTGGAGCAGCACATGCATGTCGACCAACTCGTCACGGTGGCCACCCCTTGGGGCGGTCACTGGGGCGCGGGTATCGGCTCAATGATGTCGTTTTTGACGCCCTGCCGTGATAGCTGGCACGACCTCTCGCCCGGGAGTCGGACGCTGCAATCCATCTACGGCAGTCAGCTCGAAACGCACTTCACGCTGGTTTACGCAGTTACAGAGGACAGCGCTGAGTCCGACGGCGACGGCACCATCAGCCGTCAAAGTCAGCTTGCGCCTGGCATGCGGCTTCAAGCCGAGCAGGTCATCAGAACTGTCGCGACGCACGCATCCGTTCTTACCGGCTTGCCGGCTGAACGTATCGCATCGTTGCTCAAGGATAAGGCCTAG
- a CDS encoding tyrosine-type recombinase/integrase — MRTNTDTSRIYDDSASVEFIPWAKPKERALLERLFTAYRAYRGSRRHKVKTIKGDENLVLLFLNHARALPGQLRPEHFERWSNHLYLERGVVASSQRTYQTAVRVFFDYLLREPRFKADIRQTLGVELVQVSTPENSIIHRRERELERNNSRRSFTEAEAATFLERIDLEMALAYQQGSKGVRAHQRNKAMFGSTLEMGLRADEVLGLDTDSFEPNPEQPAMGDFGIVRVFGKGSKWRQVPILKVALSHALAWYMEHVRPNYLAKAAPGEKAMFLSEQGKRLSYSAFHREFRRIIELAGLPIELVPHCLRHTSMSSDDMSGLSLESNRQRHGHAHGSTMQVYIHHPDAYIRGAFNAAIARNLKADGATE, encoded by the coding sequence ATGCGAACTAACACAGATACTAGCAGAATCTACGATGACAGTGCCAGTGTCGAGTTCATACCTTGGGCCAAGCCAAAGGAGCGCGCACTGCTCGAGCGGCTATTCACCGCCTATCGGGCCTACCGAGGCAGCCGCCGTCACAAGGTGAAGACCATCAAAGGCGACGAGAACCTCGTCCTGCTCTTTCTCAACCATGCGAGGGCACTGCCTGGTCAGCTGCGCCCGGAGCACTTCGAGCGATGGAGCAACCACCTCTATCTTGAGCGCGGCGTCGTGGCTTCGTCCCAAAGGACCTACCAGACCGCCGTGCGCGTCTTCTTCGATTACCTCCTGCGCGAGCCGCGCTTCAAGGCCGACATCCGCCAGACGCTGGGGGTGGAGCTCGTGCAGGTCTCCACGCCCGAGAACTCCATCATCCACCGGCGTGAGCGCGAACTCGAGCGCAACAACTCGCGCCGCTCTTTCACGGAGGCCGAGGCTGCCACCTTCCTGGAGCGCATCGACCTTGAGATGGCCCTCGCCTACCAGCAGGGCTCCAAAGGGGTGCGTGCCCACCAGCGCAACAAGGCCATGTTCGGCAGCACCCTCGAGATGGGCCTGCGCGCCGATGAAGTCCTGGGCCTGGACACCGATTCGTTCGAGCCGAATCCCGAACAGCCCGCAATGGGGGACTTCGGCATCGTCCGCGTGTTCGGCAAGGGCAGCAAGTGGCGACAGGTTCCCATCCTGAAGGTCGCCCTGAGCCACGCGCTGGCCTGGTACATGGAACACGTGCGCCCGAACTACCTGGCGAAGGCAGCACCCGGAGAAAAGGCAATGTTCCTCTCCGAACAGGGCAAGCGACTGAGCTACAGTGCCTTTCACCGCGAATTCCGCCGAATCATCGAGCTTGCGGGCCTGCCCATCGAGCTGGTGCCACACTGCCTTCGCCACACATCGATGTCGTCGGATGACATGAGCGGCCTCAGCCTGGAGTCCAACCGGCAACGCCACGGCCATGCGCACGGCTCGACCATGCAGGTCTACATCCACCATCCAGATGCTTATATCCGCGGGGCGTTTAACGCCGCCATCGCCAGAAACCTGAAGGCCGATGGAGCGACCGAGTGA
- a CDS encoding helix-turn-helix domain-containing protein has translation MLWRLHTVMSERGIRTATELSRRLEPYAVGLTRKQLTRIVAGLPSKLNVKLLGALMRELDCDAHELLRLEPTGAPPAAGPAGSAKDSARPARGVAPSTPKAPRTKHPAASAVPPSVPRDILGPSLASLAFVRPLGAS, from the coding sequence GTGCTGTGGCGTCTGCACACGGTCATGTCGGAGCGTGGCATTCGAACCGCTACTGAGTTGTCGCGCCGGCTGGAGCCCTACGCCGTCGGACTCACCCGCAAACAGCTCACGCGCATAGTTGCGGGCCTGCCGTCCAAGCTGAACGTGAAGCTACTGGGCGCGTTGATGCGGGAACTCGATTGCGACGCCCATGAGCTGCTGCGCCTGGAGCCGACCGGCGCACCACCCGCTGCTGGGCCTGCGGGTTCGGCCAAAGATTCTGCTCGCCCCGCTCGCGGCGTTGCGCCCTCCACACCCAAGGCTCCGCGAACCAAGCATCCTGCGGCCTCTGCGGTGCCCCCGAGTGTGCCCCGGGACATCCTGGGTCCCTCCCTGGCATCCCTCGCATTTGTCCGCCCTTTGGGCGCGAGCTAG